The genomic interval TATTGCTAACAGGCTACAGGTGTGCCTAATCACAAGAAACACTGCACTTGGGgcatgactgccctcagcattccttctgggcGGCAGAtgcagtttgtcagtttgccagcattctgcatttatgagaacagtttgctgtttactcatatagcctccagtggtatgCTGAGTTGATCACGACCCTCACTCTTTCGGCTTGCGACAGGACCACTGTGGTATCATGCCATCTgccattgaccaaaatgtcattatgcgcACATGCTTGTATTTCAAATCTTCATGTCCTTCCTTAGAAGCCCAGCCTTTCCCTGAGTCTTTGGGCCTCAGGACCTGGTCCCGCTGCCTGTTTCGTTCCTTATTCCTCCGTTCCACACACTGACTTGCATCTGCATCCATCaccttctccccttccctccagccTCAGCAGCAGAGACACTTTCAGTTTGGAGCTGACCCTGTGCTCTGGCACTTGAGTTCTACTCGAGCAGAGAACCTTCTGCTCACTCCCCCTCTATCTTCACCCTCTTCTCTCTAATAGTAGTTAAACTTTAACATCCAACCATCCAGATATCTATCCATCTCTTTGTGTTTTTGGATATGTATACCATGCACATGGAACAAAATTCAAGACGCACAAGAGACCCTGAACTGCAGAAGTCTTCCCTCCCCCACCACTCAGGTCCTCCTCCAGGAGGTCACTATGGTTATCAGTTTCTTCTCATTACTATCAGTTGCTGACAACTCTGTGTCCTCATGTCCAGCCTAGAGctctctcctgggctccagagataTGTGTCTGTTACCCACCAGAACTTTCACTTAGATGCCTCTTGAAAGTCTGTTCCTGTATTCATTACATTAACTGCATCTTCCCATTTTCATGACTCAGCACACATAATAAGTGACAAGGACAAGAGAGGCAACCAGCTTGGGGACTCCAGCTGCCCCAGATTCTGCCCCCAGGACTGAGGAGATCAAGAGTTCTACACACTCAATTCATTTGTGGCCCACTGTTTGGGAAGTTCTGCCTCAGATAACACCACCACCATGTGTTGAGATGTTGAAAACATCAGGGGCATTCTTGACTCTCTTGAGCGCTCTCTTATCCTCAATCTCAGATTGGTCAAGTTCTGCCAATTGTATCTCTTGCAAATATAGCTCTTTCCCTATATCCCCACAGCCACTGCTTGCTTAAGGTCCTCATCATTTCTTTACCTGCAACAGAGCTGGTCTTCCTGCTTCTTGTCTCTCCCCCTCCAATTCATTCTTCCCATTGCAGACAGTGATCATTTTAAATTAGAAGCTGCTCCTACCCCTCTTCTGCCTAAAATCCTTCATTGGTTTTAATAAGGCCTCTACTTACCTTCTGGCCTCCTGACATTTCTCAAACTCTATTTTCCAGATAAAGCAaattggcagttcttcaaaagttCTTTCTTTCGTCTTTATCTTTGAATACATTGCTTTCTCTGAATTGAACAACTCTCCCATTTACCCCTACCATGCCCCTGACTGTTGGCCTTTCTTCCTTTCATAACTCAGTTTCGATGTCACCTCCTCCCAAAAGCCCTTCTATCATACCAGAGTCCTGATGGGGCCCTTCCCACTGCTGTCATGGTACATGGCACATTCCTCTGGCCCACAGCACTGAGCACACCAGCTCCAGAGTGACACTCTGGCCCCTAAAGCTAGGGTCCTTCCTTTCTACTCTGGTCTCATTTCTGCCCTCTCCATTGCACAAAATTGGTCTCATCAAAGTCACAAATGACGTTTGCATACATCCATTGGGTATTTTTCAGGTATCATTTTATCTGACACACCAGTAGCATCTGACAGTGTAGACCAGTCCTTGTTCTTGAAACATCCTCTGCCTTCAGGTCTCTTACATCATCAGATTTCAGGGACTTATCCTGACTCTCTGACCACCCCTTTTTCATGGTCCTCTGTCAGTTGCTCCTGTTCTACTTAACCATGACAGGCTAAGTTCCTCCAGGCTTTCTTCTCTTACCTTCTCTCTAGACAATCTCCATTATACAGATAGCTTCATTTCTATTTATGAGACAACAACTCCCCATTTGGCAACTGTAGTCCAGATCTTTCTGAGCTCCAGGAAGTATGCAGTTCTTCATGTGACATTTCCATTTTAGATATCACACAGGTATTTCAGAATCAAAATGTAAGAAATGAAACTCACGCTTTATCTActctggcaccatgcttcttcctcttccatccacaggcatgcatgcacacacacacccacacccacacacacacacacccctcccacattctcatattttctctctctctctcattcttttacCATTTTCCCCTTATCAAAAGTAAATCTGCCCAGTTGCTCAGCCAGAAGAACTTTGGGATTCACCAAAGCCAATCAGATTCATCAGCAAGTCTTGATAATTCCACCTCCTAAATATCTCTCAAATTTCTACTGCCTCTGGTCTTGGCTGTACGCCCCCCCCCCCAATACCAGTCTTTCTGCAAACAGCCTTGCCTTATTCCAGGATGTTTTCCAAACTAATCCCACACCTGACCAGGTTCTCTCCATCTAGAAATCTTCTGTAGCTCTCACATCTACTCCTTATGGCTGTATCTCTCAGCTCCATCTCTTCTGGCTTTGGCCACATGAGCTTTTCCACAGTTTTTCCAAACAAGTTGATATGTACTTTCCTGCTTCAGGTTCTTCCCTTCTATCCTCAGGCATAAGCTCTGACAGCACAGCAGCTAGCATTTACTCCTCCCACGCACCACAATTGCAGTCGTCTATATAATGTGTGGCCAGCCCCTTGATGGACTGCAGGTTCCCAGATGGCAAGATCAGGTCTATCTCATTCACCTCTGTATTTCCAGCTCCTAGCATGGGCTTATAGTTGGTACTGCACACAcattagcagaaggaaggaatatTGAGCTCCAAAAGACACTTGActaaatttgcataaataaactTTGCAtaaataaattgatttatttCTACATGTATATATCCATACCTAAGATGAGATCATCTTTAAGGCAAAGAAAAGATGTCAGCCCTCCCCTATTTCTTATGAGTGGAGAAAATACCAATAAGAAAAATATGCTTATTGAAATTTGTTGGCTTTTAATAAAGTTATCCAAAAATAAATCTggtgttgtgggttgaattgtgtttccaaaaagatatgttgaagttggccaggcgtggtggctcatgcctgtaatctcagcactttgggaggccgaggtgggtggatcacgaggtcagcagttcgagaccagcctggccaacatagtgaaacctcgtctctactaaaaatacgaaaattagccaggcatggtggtgtgcacctgtagttccagctactcaggaggccgagacaggagaattgcttgtacctgggaggcgggggttgtggtgagctgagatggcaccactgcacttcagtctgggcaacagagcaagactctgtctaaaacaaacaaacaaacaaacaaaaaacaacaaaaaaaatatgttgaagtcctaactcctggTACCTATGAATGTGATCTTATGGGAAATGGAGTCTTGGTGGATATAATCAATTTAAGATGGGTTCAGACTGGTTTAGGGCAGGTCCTGAATGcaatgactggtatccttataaagagagagaaagagagatttggaaacacagacacacacagaggaaagatggACATGTGAAGAGGGAAGCAGGGGTTGGAGTGATGCAGCAACAAGCCAGGAATGCAAGCAGTGCAACCCAAAGCTAGAAAAAGCAAGAAGGAATTCTTTCTCAAGCCTTCAGAGTGTGGCCCTGCTGATACCTCACATCAGGTCTTCTAGTCTCCTGAACTGTGAacaagtaaatttctgttgtttttaagccatccaatttgtggtaatttgttatggtagtcctaggaaattaataaatatgatacCTACAACATTTATAAGATCATAGTGTTCATAAGTTGTGTTTTCTTTAACATTCTTATGAGATGTTTTATTTCAAAGGACACATTGAACTTAACAGTTAATTTTGTCATTAATTTAGCttagaaatgataaaatataaatgagagtTATTCATATTAACAGTGATTCAGTTATAACAAACATTTTAATACTCTTTTAATAGCAGTCCAATAAAACATCACATCTAAGAGCTTACCTGATTGGTATGGCTGAAAATGTATCTTGTCTCCAAGTGCAACAAGTTTCTCCTGTTGAAATTTTATAATCACAGAATTAAATTACCACAATTCctaacttaattcttttttttttttttttttttgagatggagtttcgctcttgttgcccaggctggagtgcagtggtgcaatctcagctcaccacaacctctcccttcttggttcaagcgattctcctgcctcagcctcccgagtagctgggattacaggcatgtgccaccatgcccagctagcttttgtgtttttaatagagacagggtttctccatgttggtcagctggtctcaaactcccgaccttaggtgatccacccacctcgacctcccaaagtattacaggcgtgagccactgcacctggcaactTAACTATTCTTTAATAGAAAAACACTttgattcttcatttttaaataataaacaactATTTTTAACATACCAGAAATTGTGTAACTAAATGAGTAGTGTtccttcattgatttttttcaaacttttattatctcattgtttttaggaattaaaaaaaattgaatccaTAGAAAAACCAATGTATGCCTTGGCCTAGGGGAATCAGTTTAAGGTCATTATCAAGGTCAGTCCTCTTGCATCTATTCTGATATTACCTGAATTAGATCACTTGTCATTCTGGTCATTATTTGTTCACTTATTTCAATATCTTTGAGATCTGTAAGAACCACCCAAGTTCCATTCTCAAATTTCACAGGCATAGAAAAGACGATCCCTTTAGGAATACCAAACTGGCCTGCAGTGAGCAAACACAAAGCAAAGCAATGCAGCAGAACTTAGAAACATGCACCTTTTCTGTTAAGCACTGTAGAAAAGGACAGACATAGTATAGGATTTTTAATGATAATGATGGAATTAAATTTCTCGGAATCCTTCTCCAAAGAGGACTGAAACAGTCCCTCTAGAAGGATTGACTGAGCGACTATCCAAGTTCTAACAATTCTGCCATCTGTATTTATCTGACATCCAGAGGCTAATGTAGTCTTTCTCTTTTGAACCCTGTCTGTATTCTTTTTGTCTGTCTGCATGGCTTTTCCCTGGACCCCTATGCAGCCCATGAGCTTAAGTCATTTGTCCATCTGGCCTTCCACTCTTCTCACCTGCTATGGCACTCACACAGCCAGAGTATGAAGaactgggaatggaaaggaggggaggcagGAAATTTGGTTATTCCTTTGCAGCCTCCAGTTTGCCATGTGTTTTGGTGTGTGTTTGCTTCATGTGGGATGATTTCCTTTACATATTTCTATATCTTAAGCAGAAGCCATCCTTCATTTAATAacacatttaatttctttaagataTACAGAAATACTTATATTTGGATGTGCTCTAAATAAAAAGATTGACCATATTTATTACTAACTGAGCACCATTCAGACAAAATTGTCCCCGTTTCTGGTGCCTCCATCacataagaaaattatttctgccATTCTAGACAACAAAAATGTCAccagggaaaacaaaaacaaaaacaaaaacaaacaacaacaacaacaacaacaaagaaaacattgaggacaTTCAAGAAACCAAGATCTAAAAGACTTTTCCTTAGAGGGCTTCCCAGGTCCTCAAGTAATGCTGTATTTTGTTTAATCTGTGAAGAGCTAGTCTTATGGGCAGATAAGGTCTGTGGGTTTACCTATTTGGTATGGTTTCAGAGAGACAGACAATGATCATTTACCCTCCTCCCCCAAGTACTGCactgtttatttttgaatataattCCTACAGAGATTAATTAAACTTTCTTTCTACAAATAAAGGTAAGGTTTTAAGTGCCTGTTTCCCTAAGGAGATAATTTGCTGATTTGAATTCACACTACGGCAATGTTCATGCACCTTAACTTCAATTGAACAAGATTGATTGTCTACCATATAAAATGCTTCTCCCGTGAAGAAGCAAAGAGGTGGCCCAGAAAAAGCCTTTGCCCTCAGGGTGCCACAAGGAAGGGGACAATGCAACGAATCGTACTATCAAAAACAGGCACACTATAATATTCTCCATGATAGGCGAACAAAATGCTATGTGAGGAtacagaggagagacagagatgaaTTCTGACATGAGGGATTTGGGAGATTTCCTTAACCTGCACTGGCATCACTGAAACAATAGGGAAGATGGTGGTTCTACTTATAACATAAAGAATACAAGAGATGGAACTGACTGGGAAGGATGACAGTACATTCAGTCTGGTATATGTTGGATGGAAGTGATGACATGACATCCAGGTGACAATGTTTCAGTAGCTAGAGCTCGGCAGAGAGGTCCAGGTCTGCAGCTCTGGGAGTGAATTAGCTTGCTAAGGGAGAAAGTAGAATCCAAAGGGAAGAGATGCTTCAGATAGACCTTACAGATGACAGAACAGCAGCTATTCTCTTTCCTGTTTTGTAAAAATGGTAGAagtcagccgggtgcagtggctcatgcctgtaatcccagcactttgggaggccgaggcggaagatcacaaggtcaggagatcgagaccatcctggccaacatggtgaaaccccgtctctactaaaaatacaaaaattagctgggcatagcagcgtgcgcctgtggtcccagctgctcgggaggctggggcaggagaatcacttgaacctggaaggcaggggttgcagtgggctgagatggtgccattgcaccccagcctgagcgtcacagcaagactccatctcaagcaaacaaacaaaaatgtagaaTTCTTCTGCATAATTTTTAGCGGATTAAAACATTAGGGCTGTAAAAGTTTATATGCAGTATTTGTGGATGGACAGCAACCTTTCCACATCCCCAGCACTGCCTGGTACCCTGAGATCTGGGTCCTGAAGTGCCTCTCTCTATCCTGCCTTTGTGTCTGTGCTCGTATGGTTTCCTGTGCCCAGCATTCTTTCCACACTTGTCTTCCAGGTCAACACTCCTTATACTTTAGGCTTACTGCAGTGTTGCCTTCTTTATAAAGCCTGTCCTGGCTCCACCTGCTTCCTGCCTAGAATTGACCTTGCTTTCCCTTTATCTCTTGCTAGGAAAACCTAACAACATGATTTTGTTTATGTATCTGGCTCTTGTTTATTCCACTGTAGGTTTCCTGAAGGCAGAGGCCAGGTCTTAACTCCTATGTGTATTTCCAACGCATCCATACAAAATATTGTTgactttttgaatgaatgaatgattacgAAATTGTAAAAGTCCAGGCAGCTTATGGACCATGTTAAGAGCTagatgggtggggacacagaattAGGAGCACGAGGCATAGATAGAGGTTTTAAGATTTTATAAGACATGAAAAACCCAGATTTACCTTCACTCAATATTCCTAAAGATATAATCTCCCCAGGCGGTGAGCCATGGTACCAGTATTTCAATGTAGTGGCTATACTGTGTGCAGCCAAAATGCCTCCAAATTGTCTTCCTGTGGTGGTCAAGTTTTTAAGAATTGCCACAAATTCTCTTTTTACCCACTCActgtaaggaaagaaagaaacaattttaCAATGGAGAGaggaattaaagagaaaaaggatGTTCCCTGGCTCAACGGAACTAAGTATCAGAAACCTAATCCACAGTCAAAATAGAAATATGACTTTATTTCTAGTGTCTTTCCTCAAGTGTCTTCAATCCCCATAAAAAGTCAATTGAAAAATAGTGAAATGTAGTAGAAATGAGTCCCAAGATGTCAAACTAAAAATATCATACTATAAATATGGAACACAGAAATGTGGCTGAAAATGGCAAgaaccattattttcattacATAGAATTGATCCTGTGTAGACACTACCTTGGAACCAGTAGTATCCTacacattaaacaaaataatttcataaaacaCTGAATTACAGGTTGCGTATCCCTTAGCCTAAATGCTTAGGACcagagtgtttcagattttggaatacttGCATATACACAGTGAAATATCATGGGGATGGAACTCAGGTCTAAACAcaatttcatttatgtttcacatacaccttatacacatagcctgaaggtaattttatgcaacatatttaataattttgtgcacaaAGCAAAGATTGTGTAAATtaaaccatcagaaagcaaaggtgccGAATgtagaattttccacttgtggcatcatgttggtgctcaaaaagtttcagtttTTGGTGCATTTCAGATTTCTGATTTTTGGATTGGGGTGCTCAAGCTGGATTCACATTGAGAATTAGGaaaataattgtgtttttatGATCTGAAGTCTAAATTCAGAGAATAGTCCAGCTGGTTAGCTTCTGCTAACCCTGCACGACACAGCTCTATGCAACACTGGTCCTGCCCACGCAGCAAATGCAGAGGAATCATGCTTCAAAACAGTGAACTCGGGACACATCATCCCTAGGCAGGGGTGAAGCTCCTATGGtctgaggaagaaaaggaaagcaaggggcaatggaaagaaaatgctGCAACTGGGAAAGTGCTGCAAAGTTTAGAAAAAATGCTTCAGAGGTACTCCTTCCTGCTTCTCCTCTGCCTCATCATAATTGCTAGTGCTTATTGTACAGACACAGCTCTAAGTCCTTTATTGGGAGTAATCCATTTCATCTTCCCCAAGACCCTATAGGGAGGACCCTTATCATGTTACCATTTCTACtttgcagatgaaaaactgaGTTACAGAGAGGCTAAGCAGCTtctctaaagtcacacagctactaagtggctAAGTAAGaatcccagcctgggtggcttGGTCCTAGGACTGTGTTCCTCACCACCTCTTGCTGCGGCCTCCTGCCACAGAATGCCCAGCCTGGCCTGTGCCTGCTCATCATCTTAATTCCTTTCTTGAAAACGTTTCAATTAATTTCAACCTGGATAGATAGCTCTGTCTTTACACGAAGTAAGATTCCCTTATACATGCTTGCTTTAGAGATAACCTTACTTGAATATATGAGCTACTGAAGgatctgaaatataaaaattcataatttCAAAATCAAATCACTTACCTAGTTGATATTCTGtggaattttctgtttcttcagtaGACAGCATGAACAAATATGAGTGTGAATAATGCAAGTTATTTTTGTACAAAGATTTATAAGATGATTTAAAAGATTACAaccattaaacatttattttaacattGTCAGTAtgcttcacttaaaaatatactgTACCTGTCAAAAATCAAGTTTAAAACAGGGCGGGAATAATGAAGAGGTCCCCAAATGGCACTCTCATATCTGTACACCCTTGTTTTTCTCAGATCAACGTAATTATTTCCACTGATGTTACCCCAAATGATCACGTCTTTAATGTCTGTGAAGAatagaaagtttagaaaaataataataatgtatattaatataaaaaattacctgaAGCCTATTTTTTGTTTGCATGCATGTTTGTTTTAGGATTGGTCCTTTTGCTACAAAATGAATCTAAGTTTATGATTCCTAAAATTGTGCAAATTGTGTGGATCACCTCCCTAACTGTCATAGTTTGGCAGTCCCTAATAATGTTCTATGAATGGTATGgtgtataattaaattaaagaaataatgaaatgttcCTTGAAAGAAACTGCTACTGAAAATTATTTCACTGGTGTTTGTCCTGACTTTGCTTgccattgagagagagagaggtggagagagagtgagtgagaggtCAAGAGAGGTGAGGGAGAAAGGACTTTTTAATATGCTTTGGTTTTTCACAAGGAGTTCTTGTTCTAGACTAGAATAGAAATTAGGGCAAATCATTTAACTTTCTGATGGGTTTCATCTCTGGCAAAATCAGGATATTGTAAGAGGACCCTGGGCAACATCTTAGTCAACAAATAGTTATGAATTCTATTCTATGTGTGAGACACCTCTAGGTACTaggtttagaagaaaacaaatcagcCTAAATCCTTACAACATTCTAGGGGTGGTGGGAAGTGGATGAGAAAACAACTATTATACAAAGTGATACACGCTAAGAAGTAAAATAAGACCATAGTGGTTAGAGAGAAATAGGCATTGCCATTCAATATGATTTTATCATTGTTAATTGTCTAGGAATGTTGtatgaaaactttaaataaataactttatttacttatttaacttatttatttgccTAAAAACTTAATCACTTTTAAGTCCACACCACTTCTTACTGTGGAGATTAacttcttccctcttctcctgtATAAGATTGCTTTTGTCTTCAACTAACAGAACATCCTACTGACTTGTCTTAACTAGAAGGACTACTTTTCTCAGGTAATTCATGGTAGGCAGTGACATGTGCTGGTTCAGCAGCTCAGAGATGTGATTCTCTTGGCCTTCCCCTCATGATCATAAAATGGCTGCAGCAGCTCCAACTATCACCCTCTCTCACACAGTTGTGTTCAAGTATTACCCTAACACAGTTGTGTTCAAGGGCAAGCAATAGGGAAAAGGATGGGGTAGAAGCTTCCtcttttgccttttctcttttcaaaaagtgaaatattCTTCCCAGGGGACCCCAAATAGACTATATCACTCAAACACTCCTAGTTGCAATGAAGCTAAGAAAAGGAATGATTGTTTGAGCCTCTATAGTAGAGAGAGGATAGCAGAAGAGAGCGGGAAACAGATTTTCGGTAGCCCACCGTCACTGTCTACTTTTGTCCTGTGAGATTCCCGCCCCCATCAGTATGATTCATGCAGTAGGAATAGCTAGTTCCCCCTCCACCACCCAATTCTCAGGGGAGTTAGTGATGTGCTCCCGGGTCCCTCAGCTGCACGTtgcaggagggaggggagggtgggagtCAGGGTTTGGAGCTCATAGGATCCCACATGGGGAAAATAATTCTTCGGCCCGGTAAGCATATGGTAGGCTTCCTTCCTACATCCTAAAGAAGGCTTTTAATCATGCtgggtttcatttttcttatcaGCTTTGAGGTCCTTGATAGCTCTAAACATCCTAAATTATGCTACAGAAAATGATAGTGGACATCTGCTTTCTTCCCTCTTGGCATGAATtccccctccttcttcttctttttttttttttttttcattaagagCATCCTGATTTTTCTTTGAATAACTACTCCTTCTCCAGTGTCAGTCCCTATCTGTTGGGTGGGACTGTCCTCACGCCTTAGGTCCACCTATAGGCATTAGATGCAGATTCCACCCACCCAACCCCTGCCCCTGGCCATTATGATTGATTTAGAGATGGGCATGTGGTCCAAGCCTGGACGATGAGTTTGTACTCCTTTTTTGCACAAACAATTGGGAAAGAAAGCCCTCATTCTCCTGGGGTACGTAAACTACAAGCATGTGAGTCTGGGATGCCAGTGACCATTCTGCCACCTTTTAAGGCTGAACTGAGAAGGAGACCAACACAGAGAGCAGGGCAGAGGGATAGGCCAGCAGAGAGAGCACAGGTATGTCCTGGCACCACTGTTTGAGCCCCAGCATCCAGCTATGTCTGAAATAAGAGCTACCTCCTGTGGTTTTCAGTTATGTGGGTAAAAAAGttctctacctgacttcaatcactttttgtatttttttgagtcaaggttttgctctgttggccaggctcactgcagcctcatggctcacttgcagcctcaaactcctgggctcaagtgatcctcctgcctcagcctcccaagtagctggaattacaggcgtgagccatggtacCAGATGACTTCAGTCACTTTGAGTTGACTTTTTTGGAACAGAAGGAGTCCTGACGAGCCAATACACATGGTCTGATAAATAGTGATTTATGAACTGAACTTAGGGGTTATCATGAATCTTGCTTTTCTGAAAAGGTTTGCCACCCTCTTGGCATCTAGAATAATCCCTGAATCATTTCCTTGgtggtttttctctttcatgATGTTTTGCTCAACTTTGGTCATTGCTGGCTGTCTCCTTTCTGCCTCACTGACAATTCTACTTGGACTCTGTCCTTCTAATGCCTTTTTCCTTTTACCAACtttcctccatttttcttttttctgcttctcaCATGCTTATTGGATTTGACTAGAGTGGAGCTTAGAGACATGGCACCAGCAGACCCACAAGACAGCAGCTTTCTGGCTAAAAGCCCCCAATCCCCCTCAACCCCACACCCCACCCACACATACACCTTGTTTTAGATTCTTCTTGATACTTTTCAGTAGTGTATCATAGACTTTCTGTGATAAATCACTGTCTACACATATAATTATAAGGTTGATGAcagagataaaatagaaaaaagttttcatttccttctgaATAATTTTAGCATCAATTTGGTTGAGTGTTGTAGTGACTGTGGGGATAAAATACTAAAGATATGTATGCAAGAATACCGGAAATTATGATTTACAGTGTCAttgtaacaaaaaagaaaatacagctcTGGCTATAATGTTAGGGGTTCACTGACGCCTAATTGTCCTGACTGGGAACATTCTAGGCTCACATTTCATTGTCTTTCCAATTTTGCTTGAGAGAATGCCTGTCATCTCCTTCCCTTCTCAATGGACACTGTTGCACCTGCTCCATCTAAGGGCAAAAGTAGCTAAAATATGTCCAATATTATCTCCCTTTTCAAATACAACAATCCATTTTCTGATCTAGTCCCATCTTCTCATCTTCATATGATTCTGATACTTACCATTCAAAGATTAATAGGAGCAGAAACTGATCAGATATCATAATCCTAttgataagcttaacatccttgGAAATGTTTATTATGTGCCATACACTCTTCTTAGCACTTTAGGAATACATCTCACTGAATCTCCACATCAATTCTAGGAGATAGGCACTTTTAacgtcctcattttacagaagaggaaactgacgCACCGAAAGACTAAATGACGGCTCAAGGTCATACAGGTGGGAAGTAGGGCAGAGCCACTTGCACatagctttgatttttttaaaaacactggttACCTTAATTGACTATTATCATGGGAAAAATGGAATACGATGTGTCATATTATTACCTGAATAATATAAATTgtatcttattaaatatttattgatttttataatgatggaaaaagccagacacaaaagccagtaaaaaaaaaaaaaatgtttgcacaGTAGTCAAATCACACAATAAgttctttatgtctgttttataCTTCCTATTCCAGATACTCAGAATGTTCCTAGAGGGGACAGTGTTTTTCCCAGCTGCTTTGAAATCatgttgtttcaaaataaaaacaaaaacataaagagacATTCACTCACATGAAGGAGCTGTCTTCAGTTTTCTGGCCAGTACGGCTTTCGCTTCACCTTCCACCCCCAGCGCCACAGCAATAATGTTGTGTGCAATGCGTGGGGCATATCTCATGAGTAAAACTGTCTTCAGGTTTACAAAGGTTCTCCCGCCCACGATGACTCTGACGGACTCGTGAGCATTTTTCTCTATCAGGTACCCGTAGAGCCTGCAGAGAGGCACCCTGCTTCGGAGGCAGTCCTCCAGAGTGAACAC from Pongo abelii isolate AG06213 chromosome 11, NHGRI_mPonAbe1-v2.0_pri, whole genome shotgun sequence carries:
- the MDH1B gene encoding putative malate dehydrogenase 1B isoform X5 translates to MAKFVIAGRADCPYYAKTELVADYLQKNLPDFRIHKITQRPEVWEADLIYDFAWNIIQQDWLKDVCEKNKWSHKNSPIIWRELLDRGGKGLLLGGYNEFLEHAQLYYDVTSSMTTELMMVIAQENLEAHIEEEQEEEALKTCINPLQVWITSASAPACYNLIPILTSGEVFGMHTEISITLFDNKQAEEYLKSLVVETQDLASPVLRSVSICTKVEEAFRQAHVIVVLDDSTDKEVFTLEDCLRSRVPLCRLYGYLIEKNAHESVRVIVGGRTFVNLKTVLLMRYAPRIAHNIIAVALGVEGEAKAVLARKLKTAPSYIKDVIIWGNISGNNYVDLRKTRVYRYESAIWGPLHYSRPVLNLIFDSEWVKREFVAILKNLTTTGRQFGGILAAHSIATTLKYWYHGSPPGEIISLGILSEGQFGIPKGIVFSMPVKFENGTWVVLTDLKDIEISEQIMTRMTSDLIQEKLVALGDKIHFQPYQSDRVLLCCPD
- the MDH1B gene encoding putative malate dehydrogenase 1B (The RefSeq protein has 3 substitutions compared to this genomic sequence) codes for the protein MHTEISITLFDNKQVEEYLKSLVVETQDLASPVLRSVSICTKVEEAFRQAHVIVVLDDSTDKEVFTLEDCLRSRVPLCRLYGYLIGKNAHESVRVIVGGRTFVNLKTVLLMRYAPRIAHNIIAVALGVEGEAKAVLARKLKTAPSYIKDVIIWGNISGNNYVDLRKTRVYRYESAIWGPLHYSRPVLNLIFDSEWVKREFVAILKNLTTTGRQFGGILAAHSIATTLKYWYHGSPPGEIISLGILSEGQFGIPKGIVFSMPVKFENGTWVVLTDLKDIEISEQIMTRMTSDLIQEKLVALGDKIHFQPYQSETELRKKDKRISLLIADDSQEEQVSDGHKDLVPDEEKNLVMSDEYPIGTVAHTCNPSNLGGRGLRIA